Proteins from a single region of Longimicrobiaceae bacterium:
- a CDS encoding tetratricopeptide repeat protein, with product MKGNPPTPATRKPRRRWRWHVPPALLQGPESLEGSEILDETSGALGLLLWQSMRDVTLWAGVPDPEERAGLFAAGAEERRTGEIASAGVDAAIEPALRRIAAMAGNPAGAKEDEVMQACREVSLWADGKGMLATALQFAQAAAVAAPANAAAGFRVGQLARRRADYARAETWFRRTIGLGRQAKDWGSYAEAFLGLGNLYVQRGNFPAARKLHIRGLRAARRHGMRDIQGRALHDLFGIAVETGQTTEAQDLARAAFRAYGP from the coding sequence ATGAAAGGTAACCCGCCCACTCCCGCGACCCGCAAGCCGCGGAGGCGCTGGCGCTGGCACGTTCCCCCCGCCCTGCTCCAGGGGCCGGAGTCGCTGGAAGGCTCGGAGATCCTGGACGAGACGTCCGGCGCCCTGGGCCTGCTGCTGTGGCAGTCCATGCGCGACGTGACGCTGTGGGCGGGCGTGCCGGACCCCGAGGAGCGCGCGGGCCTCTTCGCCGCGGGCGCGGAGGAGCGCCGCACCGGCGAGATCGCGTCGGCGGGCGTGGACGCCGCCATCGAGCCGGCGCTGCGGCGCATCGCGGCGATGGCGGGGAACCCCGCGGGCGCGAAGGAGGACGAGGTGATGCAGGCCTGCCGCGAGGTCTCGCTGTGGGCCGACGGCAAGGGGATGCTGGCCACGGCGCTCCAGTTCGCGCAGGCGGCAGCGGTCGCCGCGCCGGCCAACGCGGCGGCGGGCTTCCGCGTGGGCCAGCTGGCCCGGCGCCGGGCGGACTACGCGCGCGCCGAGACCTGGTTCCGCCGCACCATCGGCCTGGGACGCCAGGCGAAGGACTGGGGCTCGTATGCCGAGGCGTTCCTGGGGCTGGGCAACCTGTACGTGCAGCGCGGCAACTTCCCCGCGGCGCGCAAGCTCCACATCCGCGGCCTGCGCGCGGCGCGGCGCCACGGCATGCGCGACATCCAGGGCCGCGCGCTGCACGACCTGTTCGGCATCGCGGTCGAGACGGGGCAGACGACGGAGGCGCAGGACCTCGCCCGCGCGGCCTTCCGCGCGTACGGACCCG